The Methanobrevibacter sp. TLL-48-HuF1 genomic sequence AGGCTTTATTAAATATCCGAAGGGATTTCCAGGAATTATTTCATCAATTATGTTATCAGTTATATCATCGATTATAGCTATATGGGGTATGTTTATTTTTTCAATTGAAGAAGTTATTTCACTGTAACTTGAATTATTGATTTTTGTATCTAAAAGAAGTATGTTGGGAATGTCTTTTTTTATATTTTTTACAAGTTTCTTCCCATCACTTTCAAATCCAATTATTTTATATTTGGCATTGTTTAATGATTTATTTATAGTGGATATAAATTCATCATCATTACTTCCAATATAAACATTGGTTGTGTAATTTTTTGTTGTTGCAATTTGTTTTATATTCTCTTTTGTTGCCGACTTCATTTTAACCCCATTTATTCTGTAAACCCATATGAATCATTTATTTTCTTTGATTCTACTTTTGATTTAGCTATTGCTATTTTTAAAGTTTTATCTAATTTATTAATGTCATATGGTTTTGAAACAAAGCCGTAAGATCCTTTTATATTTGATTTGTTAAAAGTTTCAGTATCATTGTTTGCAGTTAAATATACAACTGCAATTCCTAATTCTGATATGACTTCACTAGCTTCAATACCACTCATACTGCCTTTTAATTTAATATCCATTAAAACAACATCAGGTAAATGTTCTGCAGCCATGTCAATTGCATCCTGACCGTTATCTGCGGTGCCGATTACTTTATAACCCAAATCTTTTAATCCGTATTGTAAATCTAGTGCAATAATTGATTCATCTTCTACAATTAATATTTTTTCTTCCATATTAAGTTCCTCTTTTATTTATATCCTACATATTCTTGATTTATTGGAAATTTTATTTTAAATTGAGTTCCATTATTTACAGTTAATTCTAAAGTTCCGTTAATCTGTTTAATTAATGATTTAATAATTATTGAACCTAAACTTTGCATTTTAGTATCTTTCAGCCCGATACCATTATCTTTAAATACAAATTCACAGGTTTCGTCATCAATTAATTTCATATGTTTATATATTTGTTTATTTTTTGTATTGTCATTAAATGCATGTTTAATTGAATTAGTTGTTAATTCGTTTATTATTAATAAGAGTGGTGTAACAAGAGAAATAGGCATCCATAATTCTGAGTCAATGCATGTTATAAAATTTATGTCGTTACGTGAACTCAATAAATTATTTAATGTTTCATCTTGTTGTGTAATGGCTTCACTTACATTTAAATTTTCAAAATCTAAACTTTCACAAGTTTGTGCATGTAAAATTGATAATGAATTTAGTCTACTTTGCATATGTTCAATGATTAATTCGGGTTCTTTTGAATATTCTCTTTTTTCCAAATTTATAAAACTATTTAATATTTGTAAGTTATTTTTTATTCTATGATGAACTTCTTTAATTATTATTTTTTGTTTTTCTATAATTTTTATATGTTCTCTTTTTTCAATATCATGTGTAATGTCAATTAAAAATCCAATAGT encodes the following:
- a CDS encoding response regulator, producing MEEKILIVEDESIIALDLQYGLKDLGYKVIGTADNGQDAIDMAAEHLPDVVLMDIKLKGSMSGIEASEVISELGIAVVYLTANNDTETFNKSNIKGSYGFVSKPYDINKLDKTLKIAIAKSKVESKKINDSYGFTE